A stretch of Myroides oncorhynchi DNA encodes these proteins:
- a CDS encoding DEAD/DEAH box helicase — protein MNFKDLALSSEIQQALTKIGYSQATEIQQKAIPVILEGKDVIGTAQTGTGKTAAFAIPILERLNASKSTNKAIRALILVPTRELAIQVKDSFLDYSTELPLTTLTLFGGVPLPPQIRALKQRTDIVVATPGRLLDLINQKIVKLSNLEILVLDEADQMLDMGFIHDLKKILTHIPAKRQSLFFSATMPKDIEKFARSIVNNPIKVEVAAEVITAETIQQEVYFTEKKEKRALLHSILVENTEPTLVFTRTKYEANNLVKYLQKVNMVAMAIHGNKSQSARVKALDDFKNKKINILIATDIAARGIDISKLPYVINYDIPDKPETYVHRIGRTGRAGINGVAICFCTPEEKKEWNAIQKFTGIKMQVKP, from the coding sequence ATGAATTTTAAAGACTTAGCATTATCCTCAGAAATACAACAGGCACTCACTAAAATAGGTTATTCTCAAGCTACAGAAATACAGCAAAAAGCTATTCCTGTTATTTTAGAAGGTAAAGATGTTATTGGTACTGCTCAAACAGGTACTGGTAAAACAGCAGCTTTTGCTATTCCAATATTAGAGAGATTAAATGCTAGCAAGTCTACAAATAAAGCTATTAGAGCACTAATACTTGTACCTACACGAGAACTAGCAATCCAAGTTAAGGATAGCTTTTTAGATTACAGTACAGAATTACCTCTTACCACATTAACCTTATTCGGTGGCGTTCCACTTCCTCCTCAAATTAGAGCTTTAAAACAGCGCACAGATATAGTAGTAGCTACTCCTGGTCGATTACTTGACTTAATTAATCAGAAGATAGTAAAGCTTTCTAATCTAGAGATTTTAGTATTAGATGAAGCTGACCAAATGCTTGATATGGGTTTTATACACGATTTAAAAAAAATCCTTACTCATATCCCTGCCAAAAGACAGTCTTTATTTTTCTCTGCGACGATGCCTAAAGATATAGAAAAGTTTGCTAGAAGTATCGTAAACAACCCTATAAAAGTAGAAGTGGCCGCAGAAGTTATTACTGCTGAAACAATACAACAAGAAGTATATTTTACAGAGAAAAAGGAAAAAAGAGCCCTATTACATTCTATTTTAGTAGAGAACACAGAGCCTACTTTAGTCTTTACAAGAACAAAGTATGAGGCCAACAACTTAGTAAAATACTTACAAAAAGTAAATATGGTAGCGATGGCTATTCATGGAAATAAATCTCAAAGTGCACGAGTAAAGGCACTAGATGATTTTAAAAATAAGAAAATAAACATCCTTATAGCTACAGATATTGCAGCTAGAGGAATAGATATAAGCAAACTCCCTTATGTCATCAATTATGATATCCCTGATAAACCAGAAACGTATGTACATCGTATTGGTAGAACAGGTCGCGCAGGGATTAATGGAGTTGCTATTTGCTTTTGTACTCCTGAAGAAAAGAAAGAATGGAATGCCATTCAGAAGTTCACTGGAATCAAAATGCAAGTAAAACCTTAA
- a CDS encoding cold-shock protein, translated as MADSFSKKENNKKKAQKRQEKALKKEERKLNNNKGKDLEDLLVYVDYNGNLTNVPPEEQDIEAAKRELEERLAAASAPDTESTGVITYFSSKGFGFITEDDSKENIFVHSSQSNQPLQQGDKVTFKKERTPRGLSAIEVNKI; from the coding sequence ATGGCTGATTCTTTTTCAAAGAAAGAAAATAATAAAAAGAAAGCACAGAAAAGACAAGAGAAAGCATTAAAGAAAGAGGAACGTAAACTAAATAATAACAAAGGAAAAGACCTAGAAGATTTATTAGTTTATGTAGACTACAACGGTAATCTTACGAACGTTCCACCTGAAGAGCAAGACATCGAAGCAGCAAAAAGAGAGCTTGAAGAGCGCTTAGCAGCAGCTTCTGCACCAGATACTGAAAGCACTGGAGTAATTACTTATTTTAGTAGTAAAGGATTTGGGTTTATCACAGAAGATGATTCTAAAGAAAACATATTTGTTCATAGCAGTCAATCTAATCAGCCATTACAGCAAGGTGACAAAGTTACCTTCAAGAAAGAAAGGACTCCAAGAGGCTTAAGCGCCATTGAAGTAAATAAAATTTAA
- a CDS encoding cold-shock protein, producing the protein MQEGTVKFFNETKGFGFITPSNGGQDIFVHVSNLNERIQENDTVVFEIEEGKKGINAVNVRRA; encoded by the coding sequence ATGCAAGAAGGAACAGTTAAATTCTTCAACGAAACTAAAGGATTTGGTTTCATCACTCCAAGCAATGGAGGACAAGACATTTTCGTACACGTGTCAAACTTAAACGAAAGAATTCAAGAAAATGATACAGTAGTTTTCGAAATTGAAGAAGGAAAAAAAGGAATTAACGCTGTAAACGTAAGAAGAGCGTAA
- a CDS encoding sensor histidine kinase has protein sequence MKRLRQINFLLVTIALVFVNCTRSHIDSRTDYDQLYAVWHDDAYKDSVAQVLKPAVENALNLKNSFDNRVVIDTILSQLRWTQDSESFLKLSSKAIDYADKKSDLYMLAKTYNHLGVYYSDLGILDSTFYYYLKTGNIYRQLGDSLKIAETEFYQARVLYEKGLHMESEVKIAESLGILYKFPKSPVSFEANLMMGLCLSARKDDDGAKKYLLKALNLMKEDLNKNKVLDQDRLIPAILMVYINLFDIAYYSDDYQKAKEYVAEGSKYLTKDTPPLLIMVLKSNLAMCNLSTELKLGKLKNSLPYLDDMFPVYYEAIKVNNLMAANYQAITLVDTYIKVKDTLNALKWAEKSYKISKDRGIKVDQQVAIRFMLEHKNYENSDRVKEILALNQDIEETDYFTRNRFARIAYETDKIEVENTELKSIITIIMVTGLSIILGLLLIVFTYRLRNKNRQIKLIKHQQEANESIYELILEKSNIATEVKNNVRNKIAKDLHDGVVNGIFTIRFNLQQLNSDNETLKNTLISELQHLEKGTRDISHSLIDNELFKETKFLSLVEDLVSLQKNKWNTKFLLDYQGQLNLEDLSAIDKVNTYFIIREAIHNVNKYSKASLCTVSFVGGINGIIIKIKDNGIGFDVEAKSGGMGLQNMNERALSLHSEIVIFSEKAVGTEVYFKVMLQEVC, from the coding sequence ATGAAAAGACTTCGCCAAATTAATTTCCTATTAGTTACAATCGCTTTAGTATTTGTTAATTGTACTCGTTCTCACATAGATAGTAGAACTGATTATGATCAGCTATATGCTGTATGGCACGATGATGCCTATAAAGATAGTGTTGCTCAAGTACTTAAGCCTGCAGTAGAGAACGCTTTAAATTTAAAAAATAGTTTTGATAATAGAGTTGTTATAGATACTATTTTGTCTCAATTACGATGGACGCAAGATTCAGAATCGTTCTTGAAACTTAGTTCTAAAGCTATCGATTATGCTGACAAAAAATCTGATCTATATATGTTGGCAAAAACATATAATCACTTAGGTGTTTATTATAGTGATTTAGGTATTTTAGACAGTACTTTTTATTATTATTTAAAGACAGGTAATATTTATAGACAGTTAGGAGATTCTTTAAAAATTGCAGAGACAGAGTTTTATCAAGCAAGAGTTCTATATGAAAAGGGATTACATATGGAGAGTGAAGTTAAGATTGCAGAGTCTTTAGGTATATTGTATAAATTTCCTAAAAGTCCTGTTTCTTTTGAAGCTAATTTAATGATGGGCTTATGCTTATCTGCTAGAAAAGATGATGATGGAGCAAAAAAATATTTGCTAAAAGCATTAAACTTGATGAAAGAAGACCTTAATAAAAATAAAGTCTTGGATCAAGATAGGCTTATCCCAGCTATTCTTATGGTATATATAAACTTGTTTGATATAGCATATTATTCAGACGATTATCAAAAAGCTAAAGAGTATGTGGCTGAAGGTTCAAAATATTTAACTAAGGATACTCCTCCTTTATTAATCATGGTATTAAAGAGTAATCTAGCAATGTGTAATTTGTCAACTGAATTAAAATTAGGTAAGTTAAAAAATTCACTTCCTTATTTAGATGATATGTTTCCTGTTTATTATGAGGCGATTAAGGTTAATAATTTGATGGCAGCAAATTATCAAGCTATAACTTTAGTTGATACATATATAAAAGTCAAGGATACCTTAAATGCTCTTAAATGGGCTGAAAAGTCTTATAAAATATCAAAAGATAGAGGTATAAAAGTTGATCAACAAGTAGCCATAAGATTTATGTTGGAGCATAAAAATTATGAAAACAGTGATCGTGTTAAAGAAATTTTAGCGCTTAATCAAGATATTGAAGAAACAGATTACTTTACCCGTAATCGATTTGCACGTATAGCATATGAGACAGATAAGATAGAAGTAGAGAATACAGAGTTAAAAAGTATTATTACAATAATAATGGTAACGGGTTTATCTATTATATTGGGATTGCTTCTTATTGTATTTACATATCGACTTAGAAATAAAAATAGACAAATCAAATTGATTAAACATCAACAAGAAGCTAATGAGAGTATCTATGAGTTAATTTTAGAAAAAAGCAATATAGCCACAGAAGTAAAAAACAATGTGCGAAACAAGATAGCTAAAGATCTTCATGATGGTGTGGTTAATGGAATATTTACCATCCGCTTTAATCTTCAACAACTAAATTCGGACAATGAAACTTTAAAAAATACACTAATTTCTGAATTACAACATTTAGAAAAGGGAACAAGAGATATTTCGCATTCTCTAATTGATAATGAATTATTTAAAGAGACTAAATTCTTGAGTTTAGTAGAGGATTTGGTATCACTTCAGAAAAATAAATGGAATACTAAATTTTTGCTTGACTATCAAGGACAATTAAATTTGGAAGATCTGTCAGCCATTGATAAAGTCAATACCTATTTTATTATTAGAGAAGCTATTCATAATGTCAATAAGTATTCAAAGGCATCACTTTGTACTGTAAGTTTTGTTGGTGGTATTAATGGAATTATTATTAAGATAAAAGATAATGGAATTGGCTTTGATGTAGAAGCTAAAAGTGGTGGTATGGGATTACAGAACATGAACGAACGAGCATTATCCCTACACTCAGAGATTGTGATTTTTTCAGAAAAAGCAGTAGGTACAGAGGTCTATTTTAAAGTAATGCTTCAGGAGGTTTGCTAA
- a CDS encoding sensor histidine kinase: MKRLRQINFLLVVIALVFVNCTRSHIDSKTDYDQLYAVWHDYDYKDSLADVLRPAVENALTLSNTPDNRVTIDSVLSHLRWTRDSISFFKLSNKAIKYAKSKSDQYMLAGTYNNIAMYYHDLNVLDSTFYYYIKTENIYNQLGDSIKIGEMEFYQARLLLEKGLYMESEVKTSNALSILKNHPLNPIPFEANQLMALCLIERKDYSEAKVYLIRALELMQKDIKSNKVLNKDRLMQAITAVYINLSEVSFYLGKYKESLDYADVAFSYIEPEFSSLIIGYAKATKARAGFMLELKYKYKVDVDKYAKEIEKTFIEALDVNNYYIANTMAMMVADMFFQAKELDKAFRWAEKAYAIALERDMKPLQREALEFLVIHKEYENRDQVKEVIRLTHVLDELDYMTRNRFARIEYETQKIEFENVELKGVISILFITSVSIILALMLGVYIYRLKNKTREIKLIKGQQAANESIYELILEKSSIATEVKNNVRNKIAKDLHDGVVNGIFTIRFNLQQLNSDNETLKNTLISELQHLEKGTRDISHSLIDNELFKETKFLSLVEDLVSLQKNKWNTKFLLDYQGQLNLEDLSAIDKVNTYFIIREAIHNVNKYSKASLCTISFIGNVNETVIKIKDNGIGFDVEAKSGGMGLQNMNERALSLHSEIVIFSEKEVGTEVYFKVTCQEVSSN, encoded by the coding sequence ATGAAAAGACTTCGCCAAATTAATTTTCTATTAGTTGTAATCGCTTTAGTATTTGTTAATTGTACTCGGTCTCATATAGATAGTAAGACAGACTACGATCAGCTATATGCTGTGTGGCATGATTATGATTATAAGGACAGTTTAGCTGATGTACTGAGGCCAGCAGTAGAGAATGCTTTAACTTTAAGTAATACTCCAGACAATAGAGTTACTATAGATAGTGTTTTGTCTCACTTAAGATGGACACGTGATTCTATTTCTTTTTTTAAGCTCAGTAACAAGGCTATTAAATATGCTAAGAGCAAGTCAGATCAGTATATGTTGGCGGGAACTTATAATAATATAGCAATGTATTACCATGATTTAAATGTTTTGGATAGTACATTTTATTATTATATAAAAACGGAGAATATCTATAATCAATTAGGAGATTCTATTAAAATAGGGGAGATGGAATTTTATCAGGCTCGTCTATTATTAGAAAAAGGATTGTATATGGAAAGTGAGGTAAAAACTTCTAATGCATTATCAATTTTGAAAAATCATCCACTAAATCCCATTCCTTTTGAGGCAAACCAATTAATGGCTTTATGTTTGATTGAACGCAAGGATTATAGCGAGGCTAAGGTTTATTTAATCCGTGCTTTAGAGTTGATGCAGAAAGACATTAAAAGTAATAAAGTTTTGAATAAAGACAGATTAATGCAAGCCATTACAGCAGTCTATATTAACTTATCTGAGGTTAGTTTTTATTTGGGGAAATATAAAGAATCCTTAGACTATGCTGATGTAGCATTTAGTTATATAGAACCAGAATTTTCTTCTTTGATAATTGGGTATGCGAAAGCTACAAAAGCTCGAGCTGGCTTTATGCTTGAGTTGAAATATAAATATAAAGTAGATGTAGATAAATATGCAAAAGAAATAGAAAAAACTTTCATAGAAGCTTTAGATGTTAACAATTATTACATAGCCAATACTATGGCTATGATGGTTGCAGATATGTTTTTCCAAGCAAAAGAATTAGATAAAGCTTTTCGATGGGCTGAGAAGGCATATGCTATTGCTTTAGAGCGTGATATGAAACCATTGCAACGTGAGGCATTGGAGTTTTTAGTAATTCATAAAGAATATGAGAATCGCGATCAGGTCAAGGAAGTTATTCGGCTTACACATGTTTTGGATGAGTTAGATTATATGACTCGTAATCGCTTTGCTCGTATAGAGTATGAAACACAGAAGATAGAATTTGAGAATGTTGAACTTAAAGGGGTTATTTCAATATTGTTTATCACTAGTGTCTCTATTATATTGGCATTAATGTTAGGGGTGTATATCTATAGACTTAAAAACAAGACTAGAGAGATTAAATTAATAAAGGGACAACAAGCAGCTAATGAGAGTATCTATGAGTTAATTCTAGAAAAAAGCAGTATAGCCACAGAAGTAAAAAACAATGTGCGAAACAAGATAGCTAAAGATCTTCACGATGGCGTGGTTAATGGAATATTTACTATCCGCTTTAATCTTCAACAACTAAATTCGGACAATGAAACTTTAAAAAATACACTAATTTCTGAATTACAACATTTAGAAAAGGGAACAAGAGATATTTCACATTCTCTAATCGATAATGAATTATTTAAAGAGACTAAATTCTTGAGTTTAGTAGAGGATTTGGTATCACTTCAAAAAAATAAATGGAATACTAAATTTTTGCTAGACTATCAAGGACAATTAAATTTAGAAGATCTGTCAGCCATTGATAAAGTCAATACCTATTTTATTATTAGAGAAGCTATTCATAATGTCAATAAGTATTCAAAGGCATCACTTTGTACTATAAGTTTTATTGGCAATGTTAATGAGACTGTTATTAAGATAAAAGACAATGGAATTGGCTTTGATGTAGAAGCTAAAAGTGGTGGTATGGGATTACAGAACATGAACGAACGAGCATTATCCCTACATTCAGAGATTGTAATCTTTTCAGAAAAAGAAGTAGGTACAGAAGTTTATTTTAAAGTAACGTGTCAAGAGGTTTCAAGTAATTAA
- a CDS encoding c-type cytochrome produces MRTSTLPLLIFSSLLIASCNTKADKTTSDPEITTNERNVETTTNETKTTSTDNTAPASERIDLENKGFGPIKELKLGDIDKALADKGQDIYKNMCTACHKPDKKFIGPAPKGILDRRSPEWVMNMILSPEVMIEKDPLAKDLLKEFNGAPMANQNLTEQDARAVLEYFRTL; encoded by the coding sequence ATGAGAACAAGTACTCTACCCCTATTAATTTTTAGCTCATTACTAATTGCGAGTTGTAATACAAAAGCAGACAAAACAACATCTGATCCAGAAATTACAACCAACGAGAGAAATGTAGAGACAACTACAAATGAGACTAAAACAACTTCTACAGATAACACCGCACCTGCATCAGAGCGTATTGACTTAGAAAATAAAGGTTTTGGTCCAATAAAAGAATTAAAACTTGGTGATATAGATAAAGCGTTAGCTGATAAAGGGCAAGATATCTATAAAAATATGTGTACTGCTTGCCACAAGCCAGACAAAAAATTCATAGGACCCGCTCCTAAAGGTATCTTAGATAGACGTTCTCCTGAATGGGTTATGAATATGATTCTAAGCCCTGAGGTCATGATTGAAAAAGATCCATTAGCTAAAGACTTACTTAAAGAGTTTAATGGAGCTCCTATGGCTAATCAAAATCTAACTGAACAAGACGCTCGAGCAGTACTTGAATACTTCAGAACGCTATAG